The window AACCTCGTGCATCATCAAAATAAGTTATGGGCCAATTCGGCTTTGTGCATTATTGAAATGCACTATAGGCCGATTCGATCACGTGCATCGTCGATATGaactataaattgatttggcCACATGCGTCGTCGAAATGTGCTTAAATATTATAGAAATCTGATTAATAATATAATAGTATATTATAGGAATATGAGCAAGTAAGCAACTATTCTACCCTTTAATATTATAGGAATCTGATTAATAATACAATAGTATAAACCAtcgaatatatattaaattatttctgtATTTATATATCCTTATAAAGTTTGAAATAACATTTTagcatttataaattttaattgaaTATGTATCTGTTCAAATATTAAAATTCCATATATTCCCAAAAACTCACATCTGCCAATTATGATTGATTctcatttatttaaataaataaaaataaactaatatatatattgaataaaatcatttattttgggagaacatttttataatttttacattaaaaaaatcGGGCTataagttcatatatatatatatatatatatatatatatatatatatatatatatatatattctagaaaaaaaacaatttttttagagAAAAACAACTATTACTCTTGGAAAAATTATAACATGTTAATGAATGCCAATTAAAATTCCTAATGTCACAACcatcaattttcatgattattcttCCACTATCATAAATATCTTGACAAACTTTTAATAATCTCTCTTTGGCATGGGgttatatgaaaatatatatggatTGGAATTTTAGAAGGAAATATGTTTTTTGTAATTTTAGACATTTCATTCTCATAATTTTCTTGCTCGTTTATACAAGTCGTTGTCTTTATACATACGGTTGTCTTAATATGCATGGTTGCCTTAATACACACATGCGGTCGTTTGCATAAAATGGCGACGACGCAACTCTGCTCCCTCTGTGCTCTCTCGATTTTGCCTCTAGTTTCTATTAAGCTAATTGATCCCACAGAAAAAGTAAGCTTGGATTAGTGTTGAAACTTGGGCGGACGATGGAGTGGATTCTCGACGATGATGTCTTGGATTATCGAGTCACGATCGAGGGGGAGGAGGTCCTAACGAGCATAAACCGCAACTTCGAATTCGCCTTCAACTGTCCCAACTTCTCCGATCGCGTGCTCCGCATCGAGGTCGTGGGGAAGCCTCCCGAGGGTGAGGTTGGCATCGAGAGGAACACCCATCATAAGCGGCAAAGTGACGATGACATCATAGAGAAAGGTCGAAAACCCTCTTACTTTTTCTTCCATGTCTTTCCTATTGTTATAATGTGAATTATCTGCATACATTTTTTTTGCCCCTGATCGGAAATTATAGATTATTAGACAATGAGAAGGGCCTTTCGGTGGATAGGTTATCGCTCTCCCGGTAGCAATGTCAATTTTAGGAAAAAAGGAAAGCATTCCATGCGATCAAAACAATAGTTTGCTTTGTTGATTTCTTGATGGAGTTGTCAAAGTTATGCCATTTGTATTcattcatgtttatgaattgatcattTTCAGTAATCTACAGGTGATGATTCTGATCTTGTCCTCAGAGTCAATTCCATCTACGTTAATTCTGCTATACTTGCTGTAAGAAGCCCTTTCTTCTTCGAGGTAAGTGATAATACCATATCCCTTTACTGTGTACCGACATACATTTTCCTTTCTTGATCACAGATGCTAAATCTTATTTCCCTGTGGCATACTTTTCTCTGTTAGCTTTTCACGACCGGCATAAAAGAATCTCATCAGCAGCGGCATGTAACGTTGAGAATCAACGCATCAGGTACTTGTCA of the Musa acuminata AAA Group cultivar baxijiao chromosome BXJ3-2, Cavendish_Baxijiao_AAA, whole genome shotgun sequence genome contains:
- the LOC135631612 gene encoding BTB/POZ domain-containing protein POB1-like — its product is MEWILDDDVLDYRVTIEGEEVLTSINRNFEFAFNCPNFSDRVLRIEVVGKPPEGEVGIERNTHHKRQSDDDIIEKGDDSDLVLRVNSIYVNSAILAVRSPFFFELFTTGIKESHQQRHVTLRINASEEAALMELLSFMYRRELSATSPALLVDVLIAAHKFEVATCVGRCVKRLKKLPMTTESARQYLNLPSRVSMAPLVQPLTDAAKVYLSNRDGDNTN